The proteins below come from a single Xyrauchen texanus isolate HMW12.3.18 chromosome 3, RBS_HiC_50CHRs, whole genome shotgun sequence genomic window:
- the tor4ab gene encoding torsin family 4, member Ab, giving the protein MADTDCEGVAMDAALKDAASQRTALFSPQLKAMIRIKKKYLRRPKTERGSNSGRLGHSIGSDNVISDGTLHNKNPQTKRLKRRNTRVLFPNDTLMFKPKKESNRAKPFLILFSVIVFLQVYNAIENLDDHVLKYDLEGLERMLHREMFGQREALDKLMDHLNDYLSTYAHQQPLALSLHGASGVGKSHLGRLLARHFRSMVDDKLVVQYFTKHHCPLQQEAQQCASELAKRIVDLVTRAEEEEQIPFFILDGVELMQPPLLDVLQTFLESDQTNEFLNVVYIFLSSLGQSEITAHILQNASTTGAKKPLRNALSLIHPLWMQSAVELIPLSLLEREHVIQCFLEEMTLEGFYPDQTHVERLADELAYHRAAGRQYAKTGCKQVVGKVNLL; this is encoded by the exons ATGGCAGACACAGATTGTGAAGGAGTTGCAATGGATGCCGCTCTCAAAGATGCGGCCAGTCAAAGAACCGCTCTCTTCTCCCCACAGCTAAAAGCCATGAtcagaataaaaaagaaatacttGAGGAGACCTAAAACTGAGCGAGGCTCTAATTCTGGCAGATTAGGCCATTCCATTGGCTCAGATAATGTCATCTCTGATGGGACTTTACATAATAAGAACCCTCAAACCAAAAGGTTAAAACGACGGAATACCCGTGTGCTGTTCCCAAATGATACACTGATGTTCAAGCCAAAGAAAGAAAGCAACAGAGCAAAACCATTCCTAATTCTCTTCAGTGTGATTGTTTTTCTCCAG GTCTACAACGCCATTGAGAATCTCGACGACCATGTTTTGAAGTACGATCTTGAGGGTTTAGAGAGGATGTTACACAGAGAGATGTTTGGTCAGCGTGAAGCACTAGATAAGCTAATGGATCATCTGAACGATTACTTATCCACCTACGCCCACCAGCAACCCCTCGCCCTGTCTTTACACGGGGCTTCTGGCGTAGGGAAGAGCCATCTTGGCCGCCTGCTGGCACGACACTTTCGTTCGATGGTAGATGACAAGCTAGTGGTGCAGTATTTCACCAAACACCATTGCCCCCTACAGCAAGAAGCTCAGCAATGCGCATCTGAACTCGCTAAACGTATAGTTGACTTAGTGACTCGCGCTGAGGAAGAGGAACAGATTCCGTTCTTCATCCTGGATGGTGTGGAACTAATGCAGCCTCCATTGTTAGATGTTTTGCAGACATTTCTTGAGTCTGATCAGACAAATGAGTTTCTTAATGTGGTTTACATTTTCCTAAGCAGTCTAGGTCAAAGTGAGATAACAGCTCACATTCTTCAAAATGCCTCCACCACTGGAGCCAAGAAACCGCTGCGGAACGCCTTGTCCCTCATCCATCCTCTGTGGATGCAATCTGCCGTCGAGCTTATCCCGCTTTCTCTACTTGAGCGGGAACATGTGATACAATGCTTTCTAGAGGAAATGACACTCGAGGGATTCTATCCCGACCAAACTCACGTAGAAAGACTGGCGGATGAACTGGCCTATCACAGGGCAGCTGGCAGGCAATATGCAAAGACTGGCTGCAAACAAGTAGTGGGAAAAGTTAACCTGCTTTGA
- the ier3 gene encoding radiation-inducible immediate-early gene IEX-1: MLTRSDSLVFTNSFFQSQQPQFDFRPIVARNTEPEIFTFERIPQQQQPLSGRGAPVRPRKRNTRVMYPSKVRKYLPPPEKSPAKRWLLILCLVVLLQIYTEDESVETTQSEGPTFTDATSYNVLSFQSPEEQARQMMGNCPDDFTQMSNKQLQANCDEEEKNSWFLNTTCPSSSWEEDMTTLYQQSRRNGYVVALLYPVYHTLGSEN, translated from the coding sequence ATGTTAACCAGATCAGACAGCCTGGTCTTCACAAACTCTTTCTTCCAGTCGCAGCAGCCGCAGTTTGATTTCAGACCGATCGTGGCGCGCAACACCGAGCCGGAGATCTTCACATTCGAGCGGATCCCGCAGCAGCAGCAGCCGCTCTCTGGCCGCGGAGCTCCGGTGCGCCCTCGCAAGAGGAACACCCGCGTCATGTACCCCTCAAAGGTGCGCAAATATCTCCCACCGCCCGAGAAGAGCCCTGCTAAACGCTGGCTGCTCATCCTGTGCCTGGTGGTCTTATTGCAGATCTACACAGAGGATGAATCCGTGGAGACCACGCAGAGTGAAGGACCAACCTTCACCGATGCCACATCATACAATGTTCTTTCCTTCCAGTCTCCAGAGGAGCAAGCCAGACAGATGATGGGGAATTGTCCTGATGACTTCACCCAGATGTCTAACAAGCAGCTCCAGGCCAACTGCGACGAGGAGGAGAAGAACTCTTGGTTTCTGAACACTACATGCCCGAGCTCAAGCTGGGAAGAAGACATGACAACACTCTACCAGCAAAGCCGGAGGAATGGATACGTGGTGGCTCTTCTCTACCCGGTGTACCACACACTTGGCTCAGAGAACTGA